The sequence AATTTACCGTGGAATTTTATCTCGTGTTCTATTTCAAAGTGAATATCTTCCGGGGTGTTGGGTTCGGCTTTGACTATCTCCTCCAGCTCTTCGATGTCTTCTTTTTTTAAGCGTTGGAATATTAAATCACCCATACCAATTTCCAATACCAGACGAATCTCGAATACATCCTTTAAAGTTGCCTGATCCAATATGTTGGGGATGAAACTCTTTTTTAATTGGTGCAACAAGTTAGGGCTTCTTATGATGGTGCCTTTGTGCTTAATAGATTCAATCAGACCCAGGCTCTTCAGTCGACCCAGCGATTCCCGTATTACGGTGCGCGAAACGCCGAGCATTTGGGTCAGCTCCATCTCCTTGGGGATGGTGTCGCCGGGATTCAATTTTTTCGAAATCAATAAATCTATTAGAGCTTCCTCTACTTTGTCCACAAGGCTGCTCGAATCTATTTTTGGGATGTTTAATTTATTACTTAGAGGCATAGAATAAAATATCAAGATGTTTAAAAGTGTTACAAAAGTGTAAAAAAAATTTGTACAAAAAAATTTATTTCATACTTTTGTTGCGTCTTATGTCCTACATAAGGCAAAATTTATAGGTGAAATAAAAGGAGAAAAAGTTAGTTATAGTTAATTAAATCAACAATTATGAAAATGAGACTATTGAAAAAAAGGATAAGCTTTATCCTGCTGCTTCCCTGGTTGATAGGGAGCGGACTAATCGCTCAAAGCCTGATTACAGGTACTGTGATAGACCAGACCGGAGAGCCAATTCCTGGTGTAACCGTATTGGTTAAGGGTACTACATCCGGCACAATTACCGATTTCGACGGAAATTATTCAATTAATGCTAGCCCGGAAGAGACCTTAGTGTTTTCATTTATTGGGTTTACTTCTCAGGAAGTACTGGTGGGTGATCAGCAGAAGATTAATGTTGTGCTTCAGGAAGAGCTGAAAAGATTAGAAGAGGTGGTGGTAACAGGTTACTCAACACAATCGCGTGCCGAGATGACCACATCCATTGCAAAGTTGGATACTAAAGTGCTCGAAAGTGCTCCGCGCTCGAACGCGGCAACAGCGCTGCAGGGTACTATTGCCGGTTTGCAAGTAACCCAAACTACCGGTCAGCCGGGATCTACGCCTACTTTGGTAGTGCGCGGTGGAACCGATTTTGACGGATCAGGTTCACCTTTGATATTGATTGACGGTGTTCCCGGGTCGTTCTACGCCTTAAACTCCGACGATATTGAATCGATGGAGGTGCTTAAGGATGCCGCATCAACTGCCATTTATGGTGCCAGGGCTGCCAACGGTGTAATTTTGGTAACCACAAAAAAAGGAAAGTCCGGAAAATCAAACATTACTTTCAGATCCAAATTTACAACCAACTATCGCCGCGACGATCCCATGGAGTACCTGGGTGCGGCCGACTATATAAAATTTAATCGCTTGGGGGTAAGGGCCGCTCAGGATGTAATGGGTTATGCATGGCTCGATCAGTTTGTTACAGGAGCTCATGCCGCAGCAACAGGTAACAACACTACCAATTCAATTTATACCACCATGGTGTTGTCAGACGCCAACAGATACCTCTTAGATTATGAAGGTTGGCAAACCATGGAAGACCCTATCAATCCGGGTTCAACCCTGATTTATCAGGAGAACAAAATGAACGAATTGTTTTATCAGGATAGCAATGCCCAGGATTACAGTCTGTCTTTCGACGGCGGTAACGATAAGGGAACCTATTATCTTGGTCTTGGTATGTTGGATGATGAAGGATTGGTATTTGGTTCTGCTTTTAAACGTTATTCCGGAACCTTTAATGCTTCCTATAAATTATCTGATAACTTCAAGGTATCATCTAATATTATCTATGCCCACTCCAATCGCAACTTACCTTTCGATACGGATTACAACTTATTTCAG comes from Saccharicrinis carchari and encodes:
- a CDS encoding FadR/GntR family transcriptional regulator → MPLSNKLNIPKIDSSSLVDKVEEALIDLLISKKLNPGDTIPKEMELTQMLGVSRTVIRESLGRLKSLGLIESIKHKGTIIRSPNLLHQLKKSFIPNILDQATLKDVFEIRLVLEIGMGDLIFQRLKKEDIEELEEIVKAEPNTPEDIHFEIEHEIKFHGKLYEMSGNQTLMDFQSLLLPSFRYVYDSELINSPSSDKKWVSHSDLVDILKTGTPNKFRNAMRKHLDRHFRGYFMGAKKV